ggatttggaTCCAcccaggtgctccaggtgggatctgGAGCCCCCCAGAGCATCAGAGCGGGACTGGATCCCTTTGGGGGGGGGATCTGGATCCCTTTGGGGGGGATCTGGATCCCTTTGGGGGGGGATCTTGGATCCCTTTGGGGTGGGATCTGGATCCCTTTGGGGGGGGATCTGGATCCCTTTGGGGGGGGGATCTGGATCCCTTTGGGGGGGGGATCTGGATCCCTTTGGGGGGGGATCTGGATCCCTTTGGGGGGGGATCTGGATCCCTTTGGGGTGGGATCTGGATCCCTTTGGGGGGGGATCTGGATCCCTTTGGGGGGGGGATCTGGATCCCTTTGGGGGGGGGATCTGGATCCCTTTGGGGGGGGATCTGGGCCCCTCTGGGTGGGATCTgggcccccccaaatccccttcttgtaaatcccctccccccccccaataAAGCCGGGTCCAcccccccccagggaccccccccctcattctcctgtgcctcagtttccccggggggggggttgggggtccTCCCCTCCTtgcgtgcctcagtttccccctgggggattttggggggttgggTTGGGTGTCCGCATttcccgtgcctcagtttccccctggggggggtttgtgggtgtcccccccccctccccccttcttgtgtgcctcagtttcccccaaaGTCTTGGGGGGGAGGGTTGGGTGTCCCCATTTccagtgcctcagtttcccccgaggtgttggggggggggggattttttgggtgtccccacctcccgtgcctcagtttccccctggggggggggtttgagggtcctcccccccccctcatttcccgtgcctcagtttccccccgGGAGATTTcgggtgggatttttttgggtgtccccacctcccgtgcctcagtttccccccagcTGTTTTTttgggacccctcccccctccccccccccccccccttttttgaCACCGGATCCCCCCCCGGGAAATCGGAGCCGACCTAAAAAtacccgggggggggggggggaggggggggtgggggggggtggggggcggggctggggcctcccctcccctccccccccctcgGCTTGAATTGCCCTGAGCCAGCGGGGGGGGTcaccccgccccccccccccgggatttgggggtcaCCCGTGGGAATTTAGGGGTCTCAGGACCCCCCccgtgggaatttgggggtcccaagaCCCCCCCCTTgagaatttgggggtctcaggacccccccccagtgaggatttggggtcacccgTGGGGATTTAGGGggtcccaggaccccccccttgggaatttgggggtctcaggaccccccccagtgaggatttggggtcacccgtgggaatttgggggtctcagaaCCCCCCCccgtgggaatttggggggtcccgggaccccccccgtgggaatttgggggtctcgggACCCCCCccgtgggaatttgggggtcccccgtgggaatttgggggtcccaagaCCCCCccatggggatttggggtgggggcgtcccccccaagccccccctgCAGGGCTccccgggggggtccctgaATTTGGGGGGTGGTCCCGGTGCTCCAGAGGGTCCCGTTATTTTGGGGGTGGTCCCGTTATTTTTGGGGGTGGTCCCGTTATTTTCGGGGTGGTCCCGTTATTTTCGGGGGTGGTCCCGCTATTTTCGGGGTGGTCCCGTTATTTTCGGGGGTGGTCCCGGTATTTGGGGGGTGGTCCCGTTATTTTCGGGGTGGTCCCGTTATTTCTGGGGGTGGTCCCGTTATTTTTGGGGGTGGTCCCGTTATTTTCGGGGTGGTCCCGTTATTTTCAGGGTGGTCCCGCTATTTTGGGGGGTGGTCCCGGTGCCCCAGAGGGTCCCGTTATTTTGGGGGGTGGTCCCGCTATTTCTGGGGGTGGTCCCTGAATTTGGGGGGTGGTCCCGTTATTTTTGGGGGTGGTCCCGTTATTTTTGGGGGTGGTCCCGTTATTTTCGGGGTGGTCCCGCTATTTTTGGGGGTGGTCCCGGTGCCCCAGAGGGTCCCGCTATTTCTGGGGGTGGTCCCGCTATTTCCGGGGGTGGTGCCGGTATTTGGGGGGTGGTCCCGCTATTTGGGGGTGGTCCCGGTGCTCCAGAGAGTCCCTCtatttttggggggtggtcCCGTTATTTCTGGGGGTGGTCCCGCTATTTTTGGGGGTGGTTCCTGAATTTGGGGGTGGTCCCGGTATTTCTGGGGGTGGTCCCGTTATTTTTGGGGGTGGTCCCGTTATTTTTGGGGGTGGTCCCGCTATTTTTGGGGGTGGTCCCGGTATTTGGGGGGTGGTCCCGTTATTTTTGGGGGTGGTCCCGCTATTTCTGGGGGTGGTCCCGCTATTTTTGGGGTGGTCCCGGTGCCCCAGAGGGTCCCGTTATTTTCGGGGGTGGTCCCGCTATTTTTGGGGAGGAGTTCCCGGTATTTGGGGGGTGGTCCCGCTATTTTCGGGGGTGGTCCCGTTATTTTCGGGGGTGGTCCCGTTATTTTCGGGGGTGGTCCCGGTATTTGGGGGGTGGTCCCGCTATTTCTGGGGGTGGTCCCGGTATTTGGGGGGTGGTCCCGTTATTTCTGGGGGTGGTCCCGTTATTTTCGGGGTGGTCCCGCTATTTTTGGGGGTGGTCCCGGCCCCTCCCCGCTCTCCCGGGGGGCGCCAGGTGCCGCCcgttcccccccccccgggacACCGGACACCGGGGGGCGGCTCCGGGGGTCCCCGAGGGTCTCccgcgggccgggggcggctcgggccgggcccggtCCCGCCCGGTTCGGagcccccccggagcccccccagccccgagggggtctcgggggggaTAAAAGCGCCCGTGGGGGTCCCGCTCCCACCGCTCCCCCCGCGCCCGGTACCGGCCCGACCCCGACCCGACCCCGCCGAGAGAGACAAGGTAacgccgggacccccccgggacccccgggaccccccccgggacccccgggatccacccgggacccccccgggaccaccgggaaacacccgggacccccccgggaccaccgggaCCACCCCGGGACCACCCCGGGATCACCGGGAAaccctcgggaccccccccgggacccccgggatccacccgggacccccgggacccccccgggaccaccgggaAACCCCCGGGACCACCCCGGGACCACCGGGACCACCCTCGGGACCACCGGGATCcccccgggaccaccgggacccccccgggaccaccgggaaacccccgggaccccaccgggacccccgggaacCTCCGGGAAATCCCCGGGAAATCCCCGGGAccccaccgggacccccgggatccccccgggaccaccgggaaacccccgggacccccccgggacctccccgggacccccccaggacactcccccagacccaaatcggtaccgggacccctccccggGACCCAGATCGGTACCGGGACGTCCTTCGGGACGCCCCAAGGACCCCTTGGGGACCGGCACCGCCCCCCCCGGGATGGGTCCAgtcgggaccgggaccgggattcGGGACagggatcgggaccgggatttgggaccgggatcgggatcgggatccgGACCGGGATTTGGGACCGGGACCGAGACAGGGACCCGGAttcgggaccgggatcgggatttggaaccgggaccgggattcgggaccgggacagggacccgcgccccccgcccggtGTCACCGGGACCGGGATTTAGGATCGGGACCGGGATTCGGGACCCGGATttgggaccgggaccgggatcgggatccGGAACCGGGATCGGGATTCGGGATCGGGATCCGGACCGAGATTTGGGACCGGGACAGGGACCCGCGCCCAGCCCGGTGTCACCGGGACCGGGATTTTAGACCGGGATCGGGATTtggaaccgggaccgggattcGGGatcgggacagggacaggggccaGGAttcgggaccgggatcgggatttggaaccgggaccgggatccggaccgggatcgggacagggacagggatcccGACCGGGATTTGGGACCGGGACCAGGACAGGACCGGGattcgggatcgggatcgggacaGGGACCCGCGCCCAGCCCGGTGCCACCGGGACCGGGATttgggaccgggaccgggatccgggaccgggatcgggattTGGAACCGGGAGCAGGATCCGGGATCGGGATCCGGACCGGGATTtgggaccgggatcgggattcgggactgggacagggacccgcgccccccgcccggtGTCACCGGGACCGGGATTTGGGACCGGGACAGGGATCGGGATTTGGAACCGGGATCGGGACTCGGGATCGGGACCGAGACACGGGCCCGGAttcgggaccgggatcgggattTGGAACCGGGATTCGGGACCGGGACAGGGATAGGGATccggaccgggaccgggacaggACCGGGATCCCGACCGGGATTCGGGACCGGGATTCGGGAccgggccccgccccctcccggtgtccccgggacccccgaggcccccccgccccgcccccccccGGGCTATGAATAACCCCGGCCCCAACAaggagcggagcggggcggccACGCCCACGGGGACACCACGCCCCCCGTGTCACCTGCTGTgaccccccccgtgtcccctccccccgtgtcccctccccccgtgtcccctccctccgtgtcccctcccccagtgtcccctccccccgtgtcccttcccccagtgtcccctccccccgtgtcccctcccccagtgtcccctcccccccagtgtcccctcccccagtgtccccccagtgtcccccccgtgtccctccggtgtcccctcccccgtgtcccccctggtgtccccggtgtcccctggctgtcccggtgtccccccagtgccaccaccccctgtccttgtccccgcAGTGCCCCTCtgacccccccgtgtcccctcccccgtgtcctcccggtgtccccccggtgtcaccaTGTCCCCCAATGTCACCACGGTGTCAccatgtccccacagtgtccccccgtgtcccctccccccgtgtcccctccccgtgtcccccagtgtcccctgaccctgtcactgtccccccagtgccaccatcccctgtccttgtccccgcagtgtccctctgacccccccgtgtcccccccgtgtcccctcccccgtgtcccccccggtgtcctctggctgtcccggtgtccctgtagtgtccccccgtgtccccacaaTGTCAccatgtccccacagtgtccccacagtgtccccatggtgtccccacggtgtcaccatgtccctcaatgtccccacagtgtccccaagATGCCGTTCAGCAACACCCACAACAAGTACAAGCAGAAGTTCTCAGCCGAGGAGGAGTTCCCTGatccctgtcccggtgtccccacagtgtccccacagtgtcaccatgtcccccaatgtccccaatgtccccacagtgtccccaagATGCCGTTCAGCAACACCCACAACAAGTACAAGCAGAAGTTCTCTGCCGAGGAGGAGTTCCCTGAtccctgtcctggtgtccccacggtgtccccacggtgtcaccccgtgtcccctgaccctgtccctgtccccacagtgtcctggtgtccccaagatGCCGTTCAGCAACACCCACAACAAGTACAAGCTCAAGTTCTCGGCCGAGGAGGAGTTCCCGGACCtgtccccctgtgtcaccccgtgtccccacagtgtcccctgaccctgtcactgtccccacggtgtcaccatgtcccccaatgtccccagtgtccccacagtgtccccaagATGCCGTTCAGCAACACCCACAACAAGTACAAGCAGAAGTTCTCAGCCGAGGAGGAGTTCCCTGatccctgtcccggtgtccccacagtgtcaccgtGTCCCTACAGTGTCACCACGGTGTCCCCTgaccctgtcactgtccccacggtgtcctggtgtccccacagtgtccccaagATGCCGTTCAGCAACACCCACAACAAGTACAAGCAGAAGTTCTCGGCCGAGGAGGAGTTCCCGGACCTGTCCAAGCACAACAATCACATGGCCAAGGTCCTGACCCCCGCCCTGTACCAGAAACTCCGCGACAAAGAGACCCCCAGCGGCTTCACCCTCGATGACGTCATCCAGACCGGCGTGGACAACCCCGGTGAGACCCCCGAGAGACCCCCGAGCACCCAAGGGACCCCCTGAGCATCCAAGGGACCCCCGAGAGACCCCCGAGAGACCCCCGAGAGACCCCCGAGAGACCCCCgagcaccccagggacacccgaGAGACCCCCGAGAGACCCCCGagcaccccagggacccccgagcaccccagggacccccgagAGACCCCCGAGAGACCCCTGGAGACCCCCGAGAGACCCCCGagcaccccagggacccccagagcacCCAAGAGACCCCCAAGCACCCCAGGGACCCATGAGAGACCCCcgagagacccccgggacccccggagcaccccagggacacccgagagacccccaggacccccgagAGACCCCCGAGagatccccgggacccccgagcaccccctgagcaccccggggacacccGAGAGACCCCCGAGCACCCAAGGGACCCCCGAGAGACCCCCaagagacccccgggacccccgagagacccccggggacacccgAGAGACCCCTGGGAGACCCCCGAGAGACCCCCaagagacccccgggacccccgagagacccccggggacacccgAGAGACCCCcgagagacccccgggacccccgagagacccccgggacccccggagcaccccagggacccccagagcacCCGAGAGACCCCCCGAGCACCCCAGGGACCTCCAGagcaccccagggacccctgagAGACCCCCGGGACTCCCGACCACCCAAGGGACACCCGAGAGACCCCTGGAGCACTCCAGGGACCCCTGAGAGACCCCCgagcaccccagggacacccagagcaCCCGAGAGACCCCCGAGCACCCCGGGGACCCCTGGAGCACCCAAGGGACCCCCgagcaccccagggacacccgaGAGACCCCcgagagacccccgggacccccggggacccccagagcACCCAAGagacccccggggacacccgAGAGACCCCCgagcaccccagggacacccgaGAGACCCCCGagagacccccaggacccccggagcaccccagggacacccgaGAGACCCCCGAGCACCCAAGGGACCCCCGAGAGACCCCCGAGcaccccggggacccccggagcaccccagggacacccgaGAGACCCCCGAgagaccccagggacccccggagcaccccagggacccctgagAGACCCCCGAGCACCCAAGGGAcccccagggcaccccagggGGTTCCCAGCTCATCCATGGGGTCTGCAGCCCACCCCAGTGACTGTACTGGTCC
The Poecile atricapillus isolate bPoeAtr1 chromosome 31, bPoeAtr1.hap1, whole genome shotgun sequence DNA segment above includes these coding regions:
- the CKM gene encoding creatine kinase M-type isoform X5, yielding MGIWGGGVPPKPPLQGSPGGSLNLGGGPGAPEGPVILGVVPLFLGVVPLFSGWSRYFRGWSRYFRGGPVIFGGGPGIWGVVPLFSGWSRYFWGWSRYFWGWSRYFRGGPVIFRVVPLFWGVVPVPQRVPLFWGVVPLFLGVVPEFGGWSRYFWGCSRYLGGGPAIFGGGPVIFGGGPVIFGGGPGIWGVVPLFLGVVPVFGGWSRYFWGWSRYFRGGPAIFGGGPGPSPLSRGAPGAARSPPPGTPDTGGRLRGSPRVSRGPGAARAGPGPARFGAPPEPPQPRGGLGGDKSARGGPAPTAPPAPGTGPTPTRPRRERQVSWCPHDAVQQHPQQVQAEVLSRGGVP